The genomic region TACGGGGGCATCGAGATCGGCGGCCGCCGCTACGCCGCCGAGATCGTCTACTACGACGACGAGTCCGACGCCGACACGGCCGCCAACCTCGTCCAGAAGCTCATCGACGAGGACAAGGTCGACTTCCTGCTAGGTCCATACTCCAGCAGCCTCACCACCGGCGCCAGCGCCATCGCCGAGGCCAACAACGTCATCATGGTGGAGGGGAACGGGACCTCCGACACCATGTTCGAGCGCGGCTTCCGGAACCTCTTCCTGGTGGCCACCATCGCCAGCGACTACACCAAGTCCACGATCGAGGCCCTGGCGGCCCGGGGGGCGCGCACCGCGGTGATCGCCTACGAGGACACGTCCTTCCCCACCGCGGTCGCCAACGGGGCCCGGAGGCATCTGGAAGCCGCCGGGATCGAAGTCCTGGCCATGGAGACCTATCCCAAGGACATCCAGGACGCCTCGGCGATCATGACCAAGTTCCGCGACCTGGATCCCGACGTATTCATCGGCGGCGGCCACTACAACGATGCGGTGCTGTTCGTCAACGCGGCCAAGGAACTCGGGTTCGCTCCCGACGGGATGCTCATCACGGTGGGCCCGTCCAATCCCAAGCTGATCGACGAGCTCGGCGAGGATCTGGACGGCGTACTGGGACCTACCCAGTGGGAGCCGGTGATGGCCTACGAGGGCCCGTACTTCGGTAGCGCGTCGGACTACGCCGCCTACTACGAGAGCCTGTGGGGAGAGCCGCCCGTCTACCAGGCGGCCAGCGCCACAGCTGCCGCCCTCGCCCTCCACCTGGCCGTCGAGACCGCCGGGACGACCGACACCGAAGCGGTTCGCGAGGCCCTCTACGGGCTGGAAGCCGACACGTTCTACGGTCCCATCTCGTTCGACGAGCGCGGTGTCAACACCTCCAAGCCGATGGGCACGGTGCAGGTGCAGGACGGAAAGATCCGGGTGGTGGCGCCCGGCGAGGCGGCGGTCGCCGACCTGGTGTACCCGCTGGCCGGGGCGAGCGGTGGAGGGAAGGCCTCGGCCGCCGAGCGGGTGGCGCAGACGCTGGTCAACGGTATCGCCCTGGGCGGTATGTACACCCTCCTCGTGCTGGGGTTCTCGATCATCTGGGGGGTGATGGGCGTCATCAACTTCGCCCACGGCGAGTTCGTCATGATCGGCGCCTATGCGGCCTGGCTCGCCAACGACCTGTGGGGCGTGGACCCGTTCGTGACCGTGCCCCTGGTGTTCCTGGTGATGATGCTGGTGGGCTTCGGAACGCAGCGGCTGCTGGTCAACCGGGTGATCGACCGCCCCCATCTCGTTTCGCTGCTGGTGATGTTCGCGGTGGCGATCATCCTCCAGAACGTCATGAAGGTGGTGTTCTCGGCCGACTTCCGGCGCGCCGACACCGCGCTCGACGGCGTCTGGCAGGTGGCGGGCGAGGTGACGGTGCCGGTCACCCGCTTCTGGATCCTGGTGGTGGCGCTGGCCGTAGCGGGAGGCCTCAGCCTTTTCCTGGCGCGCAGCCGGCTGGGCAAGAGCATCCGGGCCGCCGCCCAGAACCGGGAAGCGGCGCGGATCCTCGGCATCGATGTCGCCAGGGTCTACGCGGTGACGTTCGCCATCTGCATCGGGATCACCGGCGTGGCCGGCGCGCTCATCAGCCCGGTGTTGGCGGTGCAACCCTTCCAGGGCCCGCCCCTCACGCTCAAGGCCTTCGCCATCACCGCCATGGCGGGCCTCGGATCGGTCCGGGGCGCCCTGGGCGGCGCCATGGTCCTCGGCCTCGTCGAAGCCGGGCTGGCCGTCTACATCCCCGAGATAGGCACCAACCTGGCGGTGGTGGCCTCCTTCGTGCTGCTGGTAGTGGCGCTCGTGGTGCGACCCCAAGGTCTCTTCAAAGGACTCCGGCCCGTGGACGCGACGGCGACATGATCCGGAACGGCCCCGCTCCAGGTCCGGTAACCCTCGTGCCAGGCGCCCGGGGACCGACCTCATGAGGCCGGCGACCTCCGGCGAGCCTGCCGCCGGCGCCCGGCCGGGAAACCCCGGTCGCCGGCGGGTCGTAGTCGGGGTCTCGGTCGGATTGCTGGTCGTGCTCGCGGTATTGCCGGCCCTGCCCGGTGTCGGCGACTCGGCGCTGTTCACGCTCACCATGATGCTCACCTCGGTGGCGGTGGCCGTGAACTGGAACCTCACCGGAGGGTTCACCG from bacterium harbors:
- a CDS encoding ABC transporter substrate-binding protein, translated to MATLVVASEDGHRYVDAEDRSDYDLAHPVLDHRPPPRLGKWVRIRLAVALVAATTLILGLAACGTDGEGPATPDEAATGSSFAGTIRIGAALSETGKFAVEGRDSREGYDTWVRWVNEEYGGIEIGGRRYAAEIVYYDDESDADTAANLVQKLIDEDKVDFLLGPYSSSLTTGASAIAEANNVIMVEGNGTSDTMFERGFRNLFLVATIASDYTKSTIEALAARGARTAVIAYEDTSFPTAVANGARRHLEAAGIEVLAMETYPKDIQDASAIMTKFRDLDPDVFIGGGHYNDAVLFVNAAKELGFAPDGMLITVGPSNPKLIDELGEDLDGVLGPTQWEPVMAYEGPYFGSASDYAAYYESLWGEPPVYQAASATAAALALHLAVETAGTTDTEAVREALYGLEADTFYGPISFDERGVNTSKPMGTVQVQDGKIRVVAPGEAAVADLVYPLAGASGGGKASAAERVAQTLVNGIALGGMYTLLVLGFSIIWGVMGVINFAHGEFVMIGAYAAWLANDLWGVDPFVTVPLVFLVMMLVGFGTQRLLVNRVIDRPHLVSLLVMFAVAIILQNVMKVVFSADFRRADTALDGVWQVAGEVTVPVTRFWILVVALAVAGGLSLFLARSRLGKSIRAAAQNREAARILGIDVARVYAVTFAICIGITGVAGALISPVLAVQPFQGPPLTLKAFAITAMAGLGSVRGALGGAMVLGLVEAGLAVYIPEIGTNLAVVASFVLLVVALVVRPQGLFKGLRPVDATAT